Proteins encoded in a region of the Mesoflavibacter profundi genome:
- a CDS encoding type I restriction-modification system subunit M: MSENQQQLHQTLWNIANDLRGNMDADDFRDYILGFIFYKYLSRKMTLHANKALAPDGLTYDQVMGHEQEEALIDALRTDALDALGYFLKPTELFSELAKRGNSGGVNKFILEDLQKVLTSIEQSTMGSESEDDFGNLFEDLDLTSSKLGKTEEAKNELIVKILNRLEAINFDVDNAESDILGDAYEYLIGQFASGAGKKAGEFYTPQQVSKILAQLVTTDKDRLKSVYDPTCGSGSLLLRVAKEVNEVGAFYGQESNPTTYNLARMNMIMHDVHYKRFDIYNEDTLVNPSPVHSELKFEAIVANPPFSAKWNPDAIISDERFSPYGKMAPKSKADFAFVQHMIYQLDTNGTMACVLPHGVLFRGAAEGHIRKYLIADTNQLDAVIGLPANIFYGTSIPTCILVLKKDRKTSARSNNILFIDASNHFEKVKTQNVLLPEHIDKIVNTYRTYCHPELVSGSHDTHPATIDKYSYVASLDEVKENDYNLNIPRYVDTFEEEEPVDLQAVSQQLQQLEQEMESTDEVITGFCKELGIKTPF; encoded by the coding sequence ATGTCCGAAAACCAACAACAACTACATCAAACACTCTGGAACATCGCCAACGACCTTCGTGGTAATATGGATGCAGACGATTTTAGAGACTACATACTAGGCTTTATTTTTTACAAATACCTAAGCCGTAAAATGACGCTGCACGCTAACAAAGCATTAGCGCCAGATGGCTTAACTTACGACCAAGTAATGGGTCATGAGCAAGAAGAAGCGCTTATAGATGCATTGCGTACCGATGCGTTAGACGCTTTAGGGTATTTCTTAAAACCAACCGAACTGTTTAGCGAGTTGGCAAAACGTGGTAATTCTGGTGGTGTCAATAAATTTATACTTGAAGATTTACAAAAAGTACTCACTAGCATAGAGCAAAGCACTATGGGTAGCGAGAGCGAAGACGATTTTGGTAACCTCTTTGAAGATTTAGACCTTACCAGTAGCAAACTAGGGAAGACCGAAGAAGCCAAAAACGAGCTTATCGTAAAAATACTAAACCGTTTAGAAGCCATTAATTTTGATGTAGACAATGCCGAAAGCGACATTCTAGGTGATGCTTACGAGTATCTTATTGGACAATTTGCAAGTGGCGCAGGTAAAAAGGCTGGAGAGTTTTATACACCACAGCAAGTGTCTAAAATACTAGCGCAGTTAGTCACTACAGATAAAGACCGACTTAAAAGCGTGTACGATCCAACCTGTGGATCTGGTTCCTTACTACTACGTGTGGCAAAAGAAGTGAACGAAGTTGGCGCCTTTTACGGGCAAGAAAGCAACCCAACCACATACAACTTGGCACGTATGAACATGATTATGCACGATGTGCATTACAAACGTTTTGATATTTATAACGAAGATACCCTAGTAAACCCATCGCCAGTACATAGCGAGCTTAAGTTTGAAGCCATAGTGGCAAATCCACCGTTTTCTGCAAAATGGAATCCAGATGCTATTATAAGCGACGAGCGTTTTTCACCATACGGAAAAATGGCACCCAAAAGTAAAGCCGACTTTGCTTTTGTACAGCACATGATATACCAGTTAGATACCAATGGGACTATGGCGTGTGTATTACCCCACGGTGTTTTGTTTCGTGGTGCTGCCGAAGGTCATATACGTAAATACCTTATTGCAGACACCAACCAGCTAGATGCCGTAATAGGTCTGCCAGCTAATATTTTTTACGGAACCAGTATACCAACTTGTATTTTGGTGCTTAAAAAAGACCGTAAAACCAGCGCACGCAGTAACAACATATTGTTTATAGATGCCAGTAACCATTTTGAAAAAGTAAAAACCCAGAATGTACTACTGCCAGAACATATAGACAAAATCGTAAACACATATAGAACTTATTGTCATCCTGAACTTGTTTCAGGATCTCATGATACGCATCCAGCAACCATAGACAAATACAGCTATGTAGCCAGTCTAGACGAGGTAAAAGAAAATGATTACAACCTAAACATACCACGCTATGTAGATACCTTTGAAGAAGAAGAACCTGTAGACCTACAAGCCGTATCACAGCAATTACAACAGCTAGAACAAGAGATGGAAAGCACAGATGAAGTAATAACAGGCTTTTGTAAAGAATTAGGAATTAAAACACCATTTTAA
- a CDS encoding type I restriction endonuclease subunit R, with protein MTTQSEAILEQNLITQLVGLGYTSVKITDSNALLANLKQQLQRFNNLVISDKEFETVLNHLAKGNVFDKAKTLRGRFQFTNDAGEPTYIQFFNSEDWSKNLFQVTHQITQDGVYKNRYDVTLLVNGLPLVQIELKRRGLEIKEAFNQINRYQKHTFWSNNGLFQYVQLFVISNGVNTKYLANNELQSVKQTFFWSDVNNKNITELTDFAASFLNPDHLGKMIAKYIVRNETHKILMVLRPYQFFAVEQLVEQVKTSNDNGYVWHTTGSGKTLTSFKASQILMDLPQVDKVLFVVDRKDLDYQTMKEFNSFKKDSVDVTNNTSSLVKQLTDESKLVLTTIQKLNNAISKTHYENQLSTLKNQRIVIIFDECHRSQFGKTHELITNYFTNSQLFGFTGTPIFADNASKNDLGKRTTKDLFGKCLHKYVITDAIKDGNVLKFGIEYIGKYKQKSNTFIDIEVEDIDKAEVFQDEKRLEKIADYIINYHSSKTFNKAYSALFAVSSIDVLIKYYDIFKRKKEAGEHNLRIATIFSYGANEDSKTAQDYLPDTEDEFDAAAEPSAVYGKHTREKLDDYIADYNSMYNTSFSTKDSKQFENYFKDISKRLKEREKITFKDKDRLDIVIVVNMMLTGFDAKKVNTLYVDKNLKYHGLIQAFSRTNRILGEQKSQGNIICFRNLKGATDEAITLFSNKEAKEEIILPPYESIASKFDEALKNLLQITPTYQSVDDLRDENQELEFVTAFRRLLRAKNVLESYVDFDWDDLGIDEQTFEDYKSKYLDLYDKVKTDKQKHKTSILDDIDFELELIHRDEINVAYILQLLAKLKESKPSEAKAQKKAIIDLLGGEVELRSKRELIEKFIEENLPHIENPDDIPDEFEKFWQQEKVIALSKLCEEEGLDQLQFNALIDSYVYSGQEPIRDEVFKCLDNRPSILKAREIGERIILKMKEFVQVFLEGMTG; from the coding sequence ATGACCACACAATCTGAAGCTATATTAGAACAAAACTTAATAACTCAACTGGTTGGATTAGGTTACACGTCTGTAAAAATAACAGATAGTAATGCGTTGTTAGCTAACTTAAAACAGCAGTTACAACGTTTTAATAATCTAGTAATTAGTGATAAAGAGTTTGAAACCGTTTTAAATCACTTAGCAAAAGGTAATGTGTTTGACAAAGCCAAAACCTTACGAGGCAGGTTTCAGTTTACTAACGATGCTGGTGAGCCTACTTACATTCAGTTTTTTAATAGCGAAGATTGGTCTAAAAATCTATTTCAAGTCACTCACCAAATCACCCAAGACGGTGTATATAAAAACCGTTACGATGTTACGCTTTTAGTAAACGGTTTACCGCTGGTACAAATAGAGTTAAAACGTCGTGGTTTAGAAATCAAAGAAGCATTTAATCAAATTAACCGCTATCAAAAGCACACGTTTTGGAGTAACAATGGGTTATTTCAATATGTACAATTGTTTGTAATTAGTAATGGTGTAAATACTAAATATTTAGCCAATAACGAGTTGCAATCGGTAAAACAAACCTTCTTTTGGAGCGATGTAAATAACAAAAACATTACAGAGCTTACAGATTTTGCGGCTTCGTTTTTAAATCCCGATCATTTGGGTAAAATGATTGCCAAGTACATAGTACGTAACGAAACCCATAAAATACTTATGGTGTTACGTCCGTATCAATTCTTTGCAGTAGAGCAATTGGTAGAGCAAGTAAAAACTAGTAACGATAACGGTTATGTATGGCATACCACAGGTAGTGGTAAGACATTAACCTCGTTTAAAGCGAGTCAGATTTTAATGGATTTACCACAGGTAGATAAGGTTTTGTTTGTAGTAGACCGTAAAGATCTAGACTACCAAACTATGAAAGAGTTTAACAGCTTTAAAAAAGATAGTGTAGATGTTACAAATAATACCAGTAGTCTAGTAAAACAACTTACAGACGAATCTAAATTGGTATTAACCACCATACAAAAGTTAAACAACGCCATATCAAAAACACATTACGAAAACCAATTATCTACATTAAAAAATCAACGTATTGTTATCATTTTTGATGAGTGTCACCGCAGTCAATTTGGTAAAACACACGAGCTTATTACCAACTATTTTACAAACAGTCAGTTATTTGGGTTTACAGGAACACCCATTTTTGCAGATAATGCATCAAAAAATGATTTAGGTAAACGCACTACAAAAGACTTATTTGGCAAATGCTTACACAAATATGTGATAACAGATGCTATTAAAGATGGAAACGTACTAAAGTTTGGTATAGAATACATTGGTAAATACAAGCAAAAAAGCAATACGTTTATCGATATTGAAGTAGAAGATATTGATAAAGCAGAAGTGTTTCAAGATGAGAAACGCTTAGAAAAGATAGCCGATTATATCATTAACTATCATAGTTCTAAAACCTTTAATAAAGCGTATTCAGCATTATTTGCAGTAAGTAGTATTGATGTTTTGATAAAATACTACGACATATTTAAACGCAAAAAAGAAGCAGGAGAACATAACTTGCGTATTGCAACTATATTTTCATATGGTGCGAATGAAGACAGTAAAACTGCACAGGATTATTTACCAGATACAGAAGATGAATTTGATGCAGCAGCAGAACCAAGTGCAGTGTATGGTAAACATACCAGAGAAAAGTTAGACGATTACATAGCTGATTATAACAGTATGTATAATACTAGTTTTTCAACTAAAGACAGTAAACAGTTTGAGAACTATTTTAAAGACATTAGTAAGCGCTTAAAAGAACGAGAGAAAATCACTTTTAAAGACAAAGATCGATTAGATATTGTTATTGTGGTGAATATGATGTTGACTGGTTTTGATGCAAAAAAAGTCAATACACTTTATGTCGATAAAAATCTAAAGTATCATGGTTTAATACAAGCTTTTTCTAGAACCAACCGAATTTTAGGTGAACAAAAATCGCAAGGAAATATTATTTGCTTTAGGAATTTAAAAGGCGCTACAGATGAAGCCATCACGTTGTTTTCTAATAAAGAAGCCAAAGAAGAAATCATTTTACCACCTTATGAGTCTATCGCATCAAAATTTGATGAAGCCTTAAAAAACTTACTTCAAATTACACCAACCTACCAAAGTGTTGACGATTTACGTGACGAAAACCAAGAACTAGAATTTGTTACAGCATTCAGACGCTTATTACGAGCTAAAAACGTATTAGAATCGTATGTAGATTTCGATTGGGATGATTTAGGTATTGACGAGCAAACTTTTGAGGATTATAAAAGTAAATACTTAGACTTATACGATAAAGTAAAAACCGACAAGCAAAAACATAAAACGTCTATTCTTGATGATATTGACTTTGAGTTGGAGTTAATTCATCGTGACGAAATTAATGTTGCTTACATTTTACAGCTATTAGCTAAATTAAAAGAGTCAAAACCATCAGAAGCTAAAGCACAGAAAAAAGCTATTATCGACTTACTTGGTGGCGAAGTAGAGTTACGTAGCAAACGAGAACTTATAGAGAAGTTTATTGAAGAAAATCTACCACATATTGAAAATCCTGATGATATACCAGACGAGTTTGAAAAGTTCTGGCAACAAGAAAAAGTCATAGCATTATCAAAACTATGTGAAGAGGAAGGATTAGATCAACTACAATTTAACGCATTAATAGATAGCTATGTATATAGCGGTCAAGAACCTATACGAGATGAGGTTTTTAAATGTTTGGATAACAGACCAAGCATTTTAAAAGCAAGAGAGATAGGCGAACGTATCATTTTAAAAATGAAGGAGTTTGTTCAGGTCTTTTTAGAAGGGATGACTGGGTAA
- a CDS encoding endonuclease/exonuclease/phosphatase family protein — translation MKIFKGLYFLFFFCAISLVLSCKPNSKGNKSRKVIPELVVDSKVKDFNREIKSNSNTSFDSLNQIKIISWNIKDLGRTKSDDELNQISKIINVADVVLIQEVVGKDPAGAQAVAKIADNLNRMGFKWDYSISMPTQSPSSHMSERYAFLWKTNVLKLKSKPFLASKYKDVIYREPYVANFQIKKNNKTFSAINYHSRKHYDKPEIEIVYLKNIIEDLDNNSIIIGGDFNLNEEHEIWDLFYSNGYSNALKNTKTTIKQKCSFGKYLSHSIDNFYYTNISVSKSNSIDIVKDCDNINQSRQLSDHLPIFMFFSVN, via the coding sequence ATGAAAATATTTAAAGGTTTATATTTTTTATTTTTTTTCTGTGCTATAAGTCTTGTTTTATCTTGCAAACCTAATTCAAAAGGTAATAAGTCAAGAAAAGTAATTCCAGAATTAGTTGTAGATTCTAAGGTTAAAGATTTTAATAGAGAGATTAAGTCTAATAGCAATACTTCTTTTGATTCTTTAAATCAAATTAAAATAATTAGTTGGAATATTAAAGATTTAGGTAGAACGAAATCTGATGATGAATTAAATCAAATTTCTAAGATTATAAATGTTGCAGATGTGGTCTTAATACAAGAAGTCGTTGGAAAAGATCCTGCAGGAGCTCAAGCTGTAGCAAAAATAGCTGATAACTTAAATAGAATGGGTTTTAAATGGGATTATTCCATTAGCATGCCTACTCAAAGTCCTTCGTCTCATATGAGTGAACGTTATGCTTTTTTATGGAAAACAAATGTTTTAAAATTAAAAAGCAAACCTTTTTTAGCCTCTAAATATAAAGATGTTATTTATAGAGAGCCTTATGTTGCTAATTTTCAAATTAAGAAAAATAATAAAACATTTAGTGCTATAAATTATCATTCACGTAAGCATTATGATAAACCAGAAATAGAAATTGTATACTTAAAAAATATTATTGAAGATTTAGATAATAATTCTATTATTATTGGAGGTGATTTTAACTTAAATGAAGAGCATGAAATTTGGGATCTTTTTTATAGTAATGGGTACTCAAATGCTTTAAAAAACACAAAGACCACAATAAAGCAAAAGTGTTCTTTTGGTAAATACTTAAGTCATTCTATAGACAATTTTTATTACACTAATATTAGTGTTTCAAAATCAAATTCTATAGATATTGTAAAAGATTGTGACAATATTAACCAAAGCAGACAACTATCCGATCATCTACCTATATTCATGTTCTTTAGTGTTAATTAG
- a CDS encoding DUF262 domain-containing protein, which produces MQNGQSSIYELFNADRIFKIPNYQRTYTWQEENLKDFLDDLVNQRGNKSYFLGTFLFHNQNRRGDYEILDIVDGQQRLTTIIIFAKVLIERLLELSSDKVSNKTYRRFVKDSDGVYKLELDNEDNNFLNTYILENNKADTFETPAQKNLIQAKQYLKKEIENISKTSLEKIFDLISNATIINYVVQDFSDATLIFELLNDRGRRLTNLESVKSFLMYKVGSLDIKNHEQPLKVIQDCIAAIYRNVEKYNLNENDVLRYHTIAFEKTNSENFNNPSKFIKNQINQLFIDNVEDVKIKETIVSYITRLKESFDIFIKLRNNEVGISSLDDFHMIGKVGPYYPFLMIIYKNDKDRLEEFCKILTAFTFRASFIRLQNRDEKLYEHIRNDDDFFIVFSNILHHNWWNINNRTQETLDYDNYYEWVKKNMVKFILFKYENHLRKEEGHPLLTIHNYFSQDARTKYNIEHISARKSQLEFDEDFNESYLHSIGNLVLDTVSSNSKKGRKGIDKKIESYKAAPLMSQNKINNEELDWQNTDSIQDFIIQREKELKTFIKQRLLHIND; this is translated from the coding sequence ATGCAAAATGGACAAAGCAGTATATACGAATTATTTAATGCTGATAGGATTTTTAAAATTCCTAATTATCAAAGAACCTATACCTGGCAAGAAGAAAATCTAAAAGATTTTTTGGATGATTTAGTAAATCAAAGAGGTAATAAATCTTACTTCTTAGGTACTTTTTTATTTCATAATCAAAATCGACGAGGTGATTATGAAATTTTAGATATTGTTGATGGTCAGCAAAGATTAACTACAATAATTATTTTTGCTAAGGTATTAATTGAGAGATTATTAGAGTTGTCTTCAGATAAAGTTTCTAATAAAACATACCGAAGATTTGTTAAGGATTCAGATGGTGTTTACAAGTTAGAATTGGATAATGAGGATAACAATTTTTTAAACACTTACATACTAGAAAACAATAAAGCTGATACTTTTGAAACACCAGCTCAAAAAAATCTGATACAAGCTAAGCAATACCTAAAAAAAGAGATTGAAAATATTTCTAAAACTTCACTTGAAAAAATTTTTGATCTTATAAGTAATGCTACTATTATTAATTATGTAGTACAAGATTTTTCTGATGCTACTTTAATATTTGAATTGTTAAACGATAGAGGAAGAAGACTTACAAACTTAGAAAGTGTAAAGAGTTTTCTCATGTATAAGGTAGGTTCTTTAGATATAAAAAACCATGAACAACCTTTAAAAGTTATACAAGATTGTATTGCAGCTATATATAGAAATGTAGAAAAATATAATCTAAATGAGAACGATGTACTAAGGTATCATACCATTGCATTTGAAAAAACTAACTCAGAAAATTTTAATAACCCTAGTAAATTTATCAAGAATCAAATTAATCAATTATTTATTGATAATGTTGAAGATGTTAAGATAAAAGAAACGATAGTAAGTTATATTACTAGACTGAAAGAGAGTTTTGATATTTTTATAAAACTAAGAAATAATGAAGTTGGTATATCGTCTTTAGACGATTTTCATATGATAGGCAAAGTAGGGCCATACTATCCTTTTCTTATGATTATTTACAAAAATGATAAAGATCGATTAGAGGAGTTTTGTAAAATACTAACAGCGTTTACATTTAGAGCTTCATTCATTAGACTGCAAAATAGAGATGAGAAGTTGTATGAACATATTAGAAATGATGATGATTTTTTCATTGTTTTTTCAAATATTTTACATCATAACTGGTGGAATATTAATAATCGAACTCAGGAAACATTAGATTACGACAACTACTATGAATGGGTAAAGAAAAATATGGTAAAATTTATCTTGTTTAAATATGAAAACCATTTAAGAAAAGAAGAAGGACATCCACTATTAACAATTCATAATTACTTTAGTCAAGATGCACGTACTAAGTATAATATTGAGCATATAAGCGCCAGAAAATCTCAATTAGAGTTTGACGAGGATTTTAATGAAAGTTACTTACACTCAATAGGTAACCTTGTTTTAGATACCGTATCATCAAATTCAAAAAAGGGAAGAAAAGGGATTGATAAAAAAATAGAATCTTATAAGGCTGCACCTTTAATGTCTCAAAATAAAATCAATAATGAAGAATTAGATTGGCAAAATACAGATTCAATACAAGATTTTATTATTCAAAGAGAAAAGGAATTAAAAACATTTATTAAACAAAGACTACTTCATATAAATGATTAA
- a CDS encoding restriction endonuclease subunit S, with translation MIKVNDINVPQLRFNEFDAEWKQKEVPELIAHHKGAMKIGPFGSQLKKDTFVKKGFKVYGQENIFIDDFNFGDRFITEEHFNRLKTNEIYPDDFVVSTMGTIGRCTVVPVGIERGIMDSHMIRLQLNENVITPDFLAQLFGSFKMLKQVKRLSVGGIMDGLSIGIMKELKFQVPNIPEQQKIAQFLTAVDSKLQQLNQKKELLAQYKKGVMQQLFSQQLRFKQDNGSDYPDWEEKRLGEIADRISTKNTSNEVNFVLTNSATQGVVSQQEYFDKEIANQNNLEGYYIVSKDDFVYNPRISASAPVGPIKRNKLQKGVMSPLYSIFRFKESLLEYFEHYFETTNWHKYLHSVANFGARHDRMNITNSDFFKMPIPMPTYDERKKIANYLSAIDSKIETVTQQIEATQQFKKGLLQQMFV, from the coding sequence ATGATTAAAGTAAACGACATCAATGTACCACAACTACGCTTTAACGAATTTGATGCTGAATGGAAGCAAAAAGAGGTTCCTGAATTAATAGCTCATCATAAAGGTGCAATGAAAATAGGTCCTTTTGGTAGTCAATTAAAAAAAGACACATTCGTTAAGAAAGGGTTTAAAGTGTACGGTCAAGAAAACATTTTTATTGATGACTTCAATTTTGGAGATAGATTCATAACAGAAGAGCACTTTAATAGATTAAAGACAAATGAAATTTATCCAGATGATTTTGTAGTATCAACAATGGGCACTATTGGCAGATGTACGGTTGTACCTGTAGGCATTGAAAGAGGTATCATGGATTCTCATATGATTAGGTTGCAACTAAATGAAAATGTAATAACACCTGATTTTCTTGCCCAATTATTTGGTTCCTTCAAAATGCTGAAGCAAGTCAAAAGATTATCTGTTGGAGGTATAATGGATGGGTTAAGCATAGGAATAATGAAGGAATTAAAATTTCAAGTTCCAAATATTCCCGAACAACAAAAAATAGCTCAATTTTTAACCGCAGTAGATAGCAAACTACAGCAACTCAACCAAAAAAAGGAGCTACTGGCGCAGTACAAAAAAGGCGTGATGCAACAACTGTTTAGCCAACAACTACGCTTTAAACAAGATAATGGTAGTGATTACCCAGATTGGGAAGAGAAGAGGTTGGGAGAAATAGCGGATAGAATTTCAACCAAAAATACTTCAAACGAAGTGAATTTTGTACTTACAAATTCAGCTACACAAGGCGTTGTAAGTCAGCAAGAATACTTTGATAAAGAAATTGCCAATCAAAATAATTTGGAAGGATATTATATAGTTTCAAAAGATGATTTTGTATACAATCCAAGAATATCTGCAAGTGCACCTGTTGGGCCAATAAAAAGGAATAAACTTCAAAAAGGAGTTATGTCACCTTTATATTCAATATTTAGGTTTAAAGAATCTTTATTGGAATATTTTGAACACTATTTTGAAACAACTAATTGGCATAAATATTTGCATAGTGTTGCAAATTTTGGGGCAAGACACGATAGAATGAATATAACAAATTCTGATTTTTTTAAAATGCCAATACCTATGCCTACTTATGATGAGCGAAAGAAAATCGCCAATTATTTAAGCGCTATAGATAGTAAAATAGAAACAGTTACCCAACAAATAGAAGCCACACAACAGTTTAAAAAAGGCTTGTTGCAGCAAATGTTTGTTTAA
- a CDS encoding transglutaminase-like domain-containing protein: MRNKHLLIILLVLSVFLKSCVGCSNSGRSQLIAKAREEASKKETIPEPNTIDKTVKPKVVKIEDIVTPSEKQSINKNLVKDRIPKAQGNLIQVEGLVLKEVMELNIKLNSGISQVEQILAMQKHVKANWHYIFDPETGKDTWRSAEATLALKYKGQYSGDCDDFAILMASMARQIGLRSRMIGGFDKEDGHAFAEFLLPQDQKEHYGLSKFDTRKDSSGTWVSLDWFEGYQHNRFLKDIRVYENI; encoded by the coding sequence ATGAGAAACAAACATTTGTTAATAATACTTCTAGTCTTAAGTGTTTTTTTGAAGTCGTGTGTAGGTTGTTCAAACTCTGGAAGGTCTCAATTAATAGCTAAAGCTAGGGAAGAAGCGTCTAAGAAAGAAACAATACCAGAACCAAATACAATTGATAAAACTGTAAAACCTAAAGTTGTTAAGATAGAGGATATTGTAACACCTTCAGAAAAACAATCAATTAATAAAAATTTGGTTAAAGATAGAATACCAAAAGCGCAAGGTAACTTAATACAGGTTGAAGGACTTGTTTTAAAGGAGGTAATGGAATTAAATATAAAACTAAATTCTGGTATATCACAAGTAGAACAAATTCTAGCCATGCAAAAACATGTTAAAGCTAATTGGCATTATATTTTTGATCCTGAAACAGGAAAAGATACTTGGAGATCTGCAGAAGCAACCTTAGCATTAAAATATAAAGGTCAATACTCTGGAGATTGTGATGATTTTGCAATACTAATGGCTTCTATGGCTAGACAAATTGGACTAAGATCTCGTATGATAGGTGGGTTTGATAAAGAGGATGGTCATGCGTTTGCAGAATTCTTATTGCCTCAAGATCAAAAAGAACATTATGGTCTTTCCAAATTTGATACAAGAAAAGATAGTAGTGGTACCTGGGTAAGTTTAGATTGGTTTGAGGGCTATCAGCATAACAGGTTTTTAAAAGATATAAGAGTATATGAAAATATTTAA
- a CDS encoding DUF4268 domain-containing protein produces MYRISREQNNITKLEERKFSELQFRERENLQEWIAKNPEILGEDLLIIQKEFDGFNDTQERLDLLALDKNGDIVVIENKLDDTGRHVVWQALKYVSYCSTLSTSQIIKIYQEYLDAQSLNEEAKDNILEFLDIDEDGLLLNRNDQRIIFVANNYRKEVTSTVLWLLQHSVNIQCFRAIPFGKGEELFLQIEQIIPLPETKEFMIDAMEKELEEKSKSKKVAETETRLVEFWNKLKAELKVRKMDLLDNVTAKPYFNISTLRGRGSFGFCIGRKGYRVELYIGQDETKTLIDAMFQYKHEIDEKFTLGEIIWERLEGKKASRIKFEKSALEITGDIDGWRNQKDEAFIDWYCQSMKLFYDILLPYWIKVNNAIE; encoded by the coding sequence ATGTACAGAATAAGCAGAGAGCAAAATAATATCACAAAATTAGAAGAACGTAAATTTAGTGAGCTTCAATTTAGAGAACGTGAAAACTTACAAGAATGGATTGCTAAAAATCCAGAAATTCTTGGTGAAGACTTATTAATCATCCAAAAAGAGTTTGATGGTTTTAATGATACGCAAGAGCGTTTAGATCTTCTTGCTTTAGATAAAAATGGAGACATCGTTGTTATAGAAAATAAATTAGACGATACTGGTAGACATGTCGTTTGGCAAGCCTTAAAATACGTGTCGTATTGTTCTACATTGTCAACATCTCAAATTATTAAAATATACCAAGAGTATTTAGATGCTCAAAGTTTAAATGAAGAGGCTAAAGATAACATCTTAGAGTTTTTAGATATAGATGAAGATGGTTTATTGCTTAACCGTAACGACCAACGCATCATTTTTGTAGCAAATAACTATCGTAAAGAAGTTACTTCTACAGTATTATGGCTACTACAACACAGTGTAAATATTCAATGTTTTAGAGCAATTCCTTTTGGTAAAGGCGAAGAGTTGTTTTTACAAATAGAACAAATAATTCCGTTACCAGAAACCAAAGAGTTTATGATAGATGCTATGGAAAAAGAACTTGAAGAGAAATCTAAAAGTAAAAAAGTAGCAGAAACTGAAACAAGGTTAGTAGAGTTTTGGAATAAACTAAAAGCAGAACTTAAAGTTCGTAAAATGGACTTATTAGACAATGTTACAGCTAAGCCATATTTTAATATTAGCACTTTACGTGGTCGTGGTTCGTTTGGTTTTTGTATTGGTAGAAAAGGATACAGAGTAGAACTTTATATTGGACAAGATGAGACTAAGACCTTAATAGATGCTATGTTTCAATATAAACATGAGATTGACGAAAAATTTACATTAGGTGAAATTATTTGGGAACGTTTAGAAGGTAAAAAAGCTTCAAGAATTAAATTCGAAAAGTCGGCATTAGAGATAACAGGAGATATTGATGGTTGGCGTAATCAAAAAGATGAAGCTTTTATAGATTGGTATTGTCAATCTATGAAGTTGTTTTACGATATTTTGTTACCATATTGGATAAAAGTTAATAACGCAATAGAATAA
- a CDS encoding CHAP domain-containing protein, producing MRIFFLIISFINFSIVTSCDQIKNSNNYSPGSKLDSLNGVYVYFNGSMRNVSGRNTTPDGYNLGLKYQCVEFVKRYYYKHYNHKMPNSWGHAKDFYKQGVSDGKINNDRNLVQFSNSSKTKPKVGDLVVYKGSALNSFGHVSIISLVKSNKIEVIQQNVGTRSREKFRLKHNNNKWYIDNDRIVGWLRMKG from the coding sequence ATGAGAATTTTTTTTCTAATAATTTCATTTATAAACTTTAGTATTGTAACCAGTTGCGATCAAATTAAAAACAGTAATAATTATAGTCCTGGAAGCAAATTAGATAGTTTAAATGGTGTTTATGTCTATTTCAATGGATCAATGAGGAATGTATCTGGTCGTAATACAACTCCAGATGGCTATAATCTTGGTTTAAAGTACCAGTGTGTAGAATTTGTTAAAAGGTATTACTACAAACACTATAATCACAAGATGCCAAATAGTTGGGGACATGCAAAAGACTTTTACAAACAAGGTGTTTCTGATGGAAAAATTAATAATGATCGTAATCTAGTACAGTTCTCAAACTCAAGTAAAACAAAACCAAAGGTTGGTGATTTAGTTGTTTACAAAGGTTCTGCTTTAAATTCTTTTGGTCATGTTTCTATTATCTCATTAGTCAAGAGTAATAAAATAGAAGTCATACAACAAAACGTAGGCACTCGATCTAGAGAAAAATTTAGACTTAAACACAACAATAATAAATGGTATATTGATAATGACAGAATAGTTGGTTGGCTGAGAATGAAAGGCTAA